From Neodiprion pinetum isolate iyNeoPine1 chromosome 7, iyNeoPine1.2, whole genome shotgun sequence, a single genomic window includes:
- the PQBP1 gene encoding polyglutamine-binding protein 1 isoform X2 encodes MPLPAALAARLAKRGLISGSEKNESVKKDPKKKIHEEIIAEDYDNAKDDINQIDISQKFMGYSSCPNKYNIYHECNSKCKELWGSGRLQPTEKYIKRQIRLLLKYPLPDTWKAVFDPGSGQHYYWEWSSDLVSWYPPGHPKCQISQPASQLREELHLKAADQDDNLSSDESTSDQEPMEIDEAEAKREQKLEIIDRYMGFDNRRVQRHESAKEKKDRSLDPMDPASYSDIPRGKWSDGLARHNEAKTGADTTASGPLYQMRPYPSPGAVLRSNKVTKLESESLNKPKVFFPEKSE; translated from the exons ATGCCGCTTCCAGCTGCCTTGGCGGCTCGTCTTGCTAAGCGAGGTCTTATTTctggaagtgaaaaaaatg aATCTGTAAAAAAGGATCCGAAAAAGAAGATTCACGAGGAGATCATTGCCGAGGACTACGACAACGCAAAGGATGATATTAATCAAATAGATATATCTCAAAAGTTTATG GGCTATAGCAGCTGCCCAAACAAGTACAACATCTATCACGAATGCAACAGTAAATGCAAAGAATTATGGGGATCAGGACGACTGCAGCCTACAGAAAAGTACATTAAACGACAAATAAGATTGTTACTAAAGTATCCATTACCTGATACTTGGAAAGCTGTATTCGATCCAGGATC TGGACAACACTATTACTGGGAGTGGTCATCAGATTTGGTGTCATGGTATCCACCAGGACATCCTAAGTGCCAGATATCACAGCCAGCCTCACAATTACGTGAGGAATTGCACTTAAAAGCAGCTGATCAAGATGATAACTTGTCCAGTGACGAAAGCACCAGTGACCAAGAGCCCATGGAG ATAGATGAAGCAGAAGCAAAACGGGaacaaaaacttgaaattataGACAGATACATGGGTTTTGACAACCGACGTGTTCAGAGACATGAAAGCGCTAAAGAGAAGAAGGATCGATCTTTAGATCCCATGGATCCAGCATCTTACAGTGATATCCCAAG AGGAAAATGGTCAGATGGATTGGCCAGACACAATGAAGCTAAAACAGGAGCAGATACAACGGCGTCAGGACCACTTTATCAAATGCGGCCATATCCAAGTCCAGGCGCAGTGCTTCGTTCCAATAAAGTCACCAAACTAGAGTCAGAAAGCTTGAATaaaccgaaagttttttttccggaaaaaTCGGAGTGA
- the PQBP1 gene encoding polyglutamine-binding protein 1 isoform X3 — MSRDGYSSCPNKYNIYHECNSKCKELWGSGRLQPTEKYIKRQIRLLLKYPLPDTWKAVFDPGSGQHYYWEWSSDLVSWYPPGHPKCQISQPASQLREELHLKAADQDDNLSSDESTSDQEPMEIDEAEAKREQKLEIIDRYMGFDNRRVQRHESAKEKKDRSLDPMDPASYSDIPRGKWSDGLARHNEAKTGADTTASGPLYQMRPYPSPGAVLRSNKVTKLESESLNKPKVFFPEKSE; from the exons ATGAGTAGAGAC GGCTATAGCAGCTGCCCAAACAAGTACAACATCTATCACGAATGCAACAGTAAATGCAAAGAATTATGGGGATCAGGACGACTGCAGCCTACAGAAAAGTACATTAAACGACAAATAAGATTGTTACTAAAGTATCCATTACCTGATACTTGGAAAGCTGTATTCGATCCAGGATC TGGACAACACTATTACTGGGAGTGGTCATCAGATTTGGTGTCATGGTATCCACCAGGACATCCTAAGTGCCAGATATCACAGCCAGCCTCACAATTACGTGAGGAATTGCACTTAAAAGCAGCTGATCAAGATGATAACTTGTCCAGTGACGAAAGCACCAGTGACCAAGAGCCCATGGAG ATAGATGAAGCAGAAGCAAAACGGGaacaaaaacttgaaattataGACAGATACATGGGTTTTGACAACCGACGTGTTCAGAGACATGAAAGCGCTAAAGAGAAGAAGGATCGATCTTTAGATCCCATGGATCCAGCATCTTACAGTGATATCCCAAG AGGAAAATGGTCAGATGGATTGGCCAGACACAATGAAGCTAAAACAGGAGCAGATACAACGGCGTCAGGACCACTTTATCAAATGCGGCCATATCCAAGTCCAGGCGCAGTGCTTCGTTCCAATAAAGTCACCAAACTAGAGTCAGAAAGCTTGAATaaaccgaaagttttttttccggaaaaaTCGGAGTGA
- the PQBP1 gene encoding polyglutamine-binding protein 1 isoform X1, translating to MSRKEIDCTPKQYLFSLLDSQLNRKVALSLIQRLTSTTCTKYLLNHKAKINSKTRVVAWDTALPFNRCHLFKDACGPHLRLGLGYSSCPNKYNIYHECNSKCKELWGSGRLQPTEKYIKRQIRLLLKYPLPDTWKAVFDPGSGQHYYWEWSSDLVSWYPPGHPKCQISQPASQLREELHLKAADQDDNLSSDESTSDQEPMEIDEAEAKREQKLEIIDRYMGFDNRRVQRHESAKEKKDRSLDPMDPASYSDIPRGKWSDGLARHNEAKTGADTTASGPLYQMRPYPSPGAVLRSNKVTKLESESLNKPKVFFPEKSE from the exons ATGAGCCGCAAAGAAATAGACTGTACGCCAAAACAGTATCTGTTTTCTCTGCTAGACAGTCAACTGAATCGAAAAGTGGCCTTGAGTTTGATTCAGAGACTTACATCAACAACTTGTACAAAATACCTGCTGAACCATAAAG CAAAGATTAATTCCAAAACTCGAGTAGTGGCTTGGGACACTGCCCTCCCCTTCAATCGTTGTCACTTGTTCAAGGATGCATGTGGCCCCCACCTAAGACTGGGCCTG GGCTATAGCAGCTGCCCAAACAAGTACAACATCTATCACGAATGCAACAGTAAATGCAAAGAATTATGGGGATCAGGACGACTGCAGCCTACAGAAAAGTACATTAAACGACAAATAAGATTGTTACTAAAGTATCCATTACCTGATACTTGGAAAGCTGTATTCGATCCAGGATC TGGACAACACTATTACTGGGAGTGGTCATCAGATTTGGTGTCATGGTATCCACCAGGACATCCTAAGTGCCAGATATCACAGCCAGCCTCACAATTACGTGAGGAATTGCACTTAAAAGCAGCTGATCAAGATGATAACTTGTCCAGTGACGAAAGCACCAGTGACCAAGAGCCCATGGAG ATAGATGAAGCAGAAGCAAAACGGGaacaaaaacttgaaattataGACAGATACATGGGTTTTGACAACCGACGTGTTCAGAGACATGAAAGCGCTAAAGAGAAGAAGGATCGATCTTTAGATCCCATGGATCCAGCATCTTACAGTGATATCCCAAG AGGAAAATGGTCAGATGGATTGGCCAGACACAATGAAGCTAAAACAGGAGCAGATACAACGGCGTCAGGACCACTTTATCAAATGCGGCCATATCCAAGTCCAGGCGCAGTGCTTCGTTCCAATAAAGTCACCAAACTAGAGTCAGAAAGCTTGAATaaaccgaaagttttttttccggaaaaaTCGGAGTGA